CGTTCTCCCGGGTGAGCGGCCCAGCTCTGGGTAGCAGCCGTACCTGAGCCACACGCTCGGTCAGGAGGCGCGTCATGACCACTCCGAGCAACCCCGACCCCGACCCCCGTACCGCCACAGGGCTCGAACCGGGCGGGGGCGTCCCCCCGGGCGACACCCCACCCGCCGAATCGGGAACGAGCACCGGCACGGGACCGTACCGGCCGTTGCAACGCGGCTGGGCACGCGCCCCGCTGTTCATCGTGCTGGCCCTCGCACTCGTCGTCGCCCTGTTCTTCCTGGCGTACGCCATCGTCCTCGCCACCGGGTGAGGCCGCACGGCCTCGGCGGAGCCGGATGCGGTCGCGTTCTACACCTCCGGGCAGCCCCTCCTGGAGGACTACTGCACGCAGGCCGTCCTGGCCCGTGCCGGGATCGGCACCCATCACCCGGATTTTCGGCTGCTCCCCGGCATCGAATGCGACATCCTCCAGGACGGCTCACTCGACCAGGACGAAGACCTGCTCGGCCGGCTCGACATCGTCGTGGCATCCGTGCACTCCAAGCTCCGCAGCCGGCGGTGAACCACCCGCCTCCCCCGTCCGTGCGGGTGAGTCGCCGCGTACTGCGGGGCGACGGCAGGTCCGGCGGGGAACGGATCGGGGCGGGCCAGGGCGGCCCGACCCGAACACGCATGGAGGCGACATGGGACACGGCGGGAATGTGATCGACGAGCTGAAAGCCGACCACCGGGAGGTGGAGGAGATGTTCGGCCGCCTGAAGGCCATGACCGGCGGCGGGCAGGAGCTCCGCGGTCTCATCGACGAGATCACCATCGAGCTGGTGCGGCACTCGGTCGCCGAGGAGCAGTACCTCTACCCGGCGGTACGCGAGCAGGTCGAGGGCGGC
This sequence is a window from Streptomyces sp. HUAS YS2. Protein-coding genes within it:
- a CDS encoding DUF6480 family protein, producing the protein MTTPSNPDPDPRTATGLEPGGGVPPGDTPPAESGTSTGTGPYRPLQRGWARAPLFIVLALALVVALFFLAYAIVLATG